The proteins below are encoded in one region of Rhododendron vialii isolate Sample 1 chromosome 7a, ASM3025357v1:
- the LOC131331757 gene encoding cyclin-U2-1-like, with product MAISSIALSPRKLRHDLYSYSYQQDSNTPLVISVLSSLIERTMARNKRIAKDCAWALSRDIRTRIFDSNETPDLTIQSYLERIFRYTRAGPPVYVVAYVYIDRLCQNYPEFRISGRNVHRLLITTVMVASKYVEDMNYRNSYFARVGGVTTNEMNNLELEFLFLMGFKLHVNVSVFESYCCHLVREVSVGGGYQIERALRCAGEIKSRQKEDQRRYDQIAHHVLL from the exons ATGGCCATATCCTCAATTGCTCTCTCCCCAAGAAAACTAAGGCACGACTTGTACTCCTACTCGTACCAACAAGACTCCAACACCCCATTAGTCATCTCTGTTCTTTCTTCTCTGATTGAGAGAACCATGGCTAGAAACAAAAGGATTGCCAAGGATTGCGCCTGGGCCTTGTCAAGAGACATTCGGACCCGAATTTTCGACTCCAACGAGACTCCGGACCTGACCATCCAGTCCTACTTGGAGAGGATCTTCCGGTACACTCGGGCCGGCCCCCCGGTCTACGTTGTGGCGTATGTTTATATCGACCGGTTGTGCCAGAACTACCCTGAGTTCAGAATCAGCGGTCGGAATGTGCATAGGCTTTTGATCACAACTGTGATGGTGGCTTCTAAGTATGTGGAGGACAT GAATTACAGAAATTCCTATTTTGCTCGAGTTGGGGGAGTAACAACGAACGAAATGAACAATCTAGAGCTTGAATTTCTGTTCCTGATGGGTTTCAAGCTTCATGTGAACGTGAGTGTGTTTGAGAGCTACTGCTGCCATCTGGTGAGAGAAGTAAGTGTTGGAGGAGGTTACCAGATAGAGAGGGCTTTGAGATGTGCTGGAGAAATCAAATCAAGGCAAAAAGAAGATCAGAGAAGATATGACCAGATTGCCCATCATGTTTTATTGTAG
- the LOC131331756 gene encoding putative expansin-B2 has protein sequence MALVLGFPLSSNIAYIIPLFSLLMISSCSCFNPKLLNASKLQSYTSSGWSLAGATWYGSPTGAGSDGAACGYRHAVDEPPFSSLVSAGGPSLFKSGKGCGACYQVKCTGNAACSGNPVTVVITDSSEELANEAVHFDMSGTSFGAMAKSGQADQLRNAGILQVQYHRVKCNYPGVSVTFRVDAGCNPNYFAVAVEYEDGDGELSRVDLKQALDTDEWTSMRQSWGVVWRLDSGSALQPPFSIKLTGESGSTIVANNVIPAGYQPGQTYRSIVNFKV, from the exons ATGGCTCTTGTTTTAGGCTTCCCATTGTCTTCCAATATTGCATATATCATACCTCTGTTTTCTCTGCTAATGATCAGCTCATGTTCTTGCTTCAATCCCAAGCTCCTTAATGCCTCAAAGCTCCAATCTTATACTAGTTCTGGCTGGTCTCTTGCCGGTGCAACTTGGTACGGCAGCCCCACTGGTGCCGGATCAGATG GTGCGGCCTGTGGATATCGTCATGCAGTGGATGAACCTCCGTTCTCCAGTCTAGTGTCAGCTGGTGGCCCTTCTTTGTTCAAATCAGGCAAAGGCTGTGGTGCTTGTTATCAg GTGAAATGCACGGGAAATGCGGCATGCTCGGGAAATCCGGTGACCGTAGTGATCACAGACTCGTCTGAAGAGTTGGCGAATGAAGCGGTTCATTTTGATATGAGTGGCACTTCGTTTGGAGCCATGGCTAAGTCGGGTCAGGCCGATCAATTGCGTAATGCTGGAATCTTACAAGTACAATACCATAG AGTGAAGTGCAACTACCCCGGAGTGTCGGTCACCTTCCGCGTGGACGCCGGCTGCAACCCAAACTACTTTGCGGTCGCGGTTGAGTACGAGGACGGCGACGGCGAACTCTCCAGAGTCGATCTCAAACAAGCTTTAGATACGGACGAATGGACTTCGATGCGACAATCTTGGGGGGTTGTTTGGAGACTGGATTCGGGGTCTGCCCTACAACCTCCTTTCTCTATTAAGCTTACCGGAGAGTCGGGAAGTACCATTGTGGCCAATAATGTGATACCCGCTGGCTATCAGCCTGGACAGACTTATCGGTCTATTGTTAATTTTAAGGTCTGA
- the LOC131331973 gene encoding uncharacterized protein LOC131331973, which yields MALGCLQEFQVANRIGNGEKGGVGSSKGGYGIIVRGDTGCFVAAAMGVSLGCSSPAVAESMALRRGMQLGLHLGLTSVVMESDSQSIISILNDQIEVSQDVCVVLNDVRALEKNFHNCIFSFSKLSANNVAHVLACKGLVGEGYSFWTESLREFLIPY from the exons ATGGCTTTGGGGTGTTTGCAAGAGTTTCAGGTGGCGAATCGGATTGGGAACGGGGAGAAAGGCGGAG TGGGGTCATCCAAGGGAGGGTATGGAATAATAGTGAGGGGTGATACAGGTTGTTTTGTGGCTGCTGCTATGGGAGTATCATTGGGGTGTTCTAGTCCTGCGGTGGCGGAGTCGATGGCATTGCGACGGGGGATGCAATTGGGGCTTCATTTGGGCTTGACATCAGTTGTGATGGAGAGTGATTCTCAATCTATAATCAGTATACTCAATGACCAAATTGAAGTTAGTCAAGATGTGTGCGTTGTTCTGAATGATGTGAGGGCATTAGAAAAGAATTTTcataattgcattttttctttctctaagcTCTCTGCTAACAATGTAGCGCATGTTTTGGCTTGTAAGGGTTTAGTGGGTGAGGGGTATAGTTTTTGGACTGAGTCCCTACGTGAATTCTTGATCCCTTATTAA